AATGTGCGCACCGGCAAGATCCGGGTGTTTTCGGGGGAAGAGCTGACTTGCGATGTGATCCTTGCATCCGCATGCCTGCCGACCGTGTTTCAGGCCGTGGAATTTGTCGACCCGAAAACCGGCAAGCAAGAGGCCTTCTGGGATGGGGGATATACCGGAAACCCCGCATTATTCCCCTTGTTCGAGCCGCATTTGCCCGATGACATTATGATAGTGAATATCAACCCGCTGGTGCGGGACAGCCTGCCGCGCACAGCACAGGAGATACAGAACCGGCTGAACGAGATCAGCTTCAATTCATCGCTGCTGCGCGAGATGCGCGCCATAGGATTCGTCAAACGCCTGATCGCCGAAGGCCGCATGGAGCGTGGCACAATGAAGGATGTCTTGTTGCATATGGTGGCCGATGACGACCTTATGAACACGCTTTCGGTCACCAGCAAGGTCACGCCGACACCGTATCTTTTGCATTCGCTGAAAGAGGCAGGGCGCGCTGCCTGCACGCGCTTTCTGGACCGGCATAAAGCCGATCTGAATGACCGCATGACGGTTGATCTGGAAGCGATGTTCAACTAGCGCGCAGCCGTATCTGTTGAAGCGCATGGTTGGCAGAGTTTGGCCTTTTGCTGCCATTGAGGCCATGGATATAGCCCGCGCTATCGGTGGGCCGGGGTCTGCCGATCCGACATTATAAGAATGCAGTTTATGCAGGCTGAATATCCCTTACTTCAATGGCTT
Above is a window of Roseinatronobacter sp. S2 DNA encoding:
- a CDS encoding patatin-like phospholipase family protein, with product MVKRINLALQGGGAHGAFTWGVLDRLLQDDGIEIAAISGTSAGALNAAALKAGMADGGRAGARALLDQIWHQVGAVHDLRLTGWIAQALPPIGVINSWMENLMPVSPMDMAALMTSPYQYGALYRNPLEPVVRSLRFDKVCSQSGPELYIAATNVRTGKIRVFSGEELTCDVILASACLPTVFQAVEFVDPKTGKQEAFWDGGYTGNPALFPLFEPHLPDDIMIVNINPLVRDSLPRTAQEIQNRLNEISFNSSLLREMRAIGFVKRLIAEGRMERGTMKDVLLHMVADDDLMNTLSVTSKVTPTPYLLHSLKEAGRAACTRFLDRHKADLNDRMTVDLEAMFN